The Streptococcus pluranimalium genome contains a region encoding:
- the topA gene encoding type I DNA topoisomerase produces the protein MATATATKAKTKTSAKKTSKKKASPKKNLVIVESPAKAKTIEKYLGRNYKVVASVGHIRDLKKSSMSIDFDNNYEPEYINIRGKGPLINSLKKEAKNAKEVFLASDPDREGEAISWHLAHILNLDPKAKNRVVFNEITKDAVKNAFVEPREINMDLVDSQQARRVLDRIVGYSISPILWKKVKKGLSAGRVQSVALKLIIDRENEIKAFKPEEYWTIDGAFKKGNKKFQAAFYGLDGKKLKLARQEDVKSVLTRIKGDDFTVDKVEKKERRRNAPLPYTTSSMQQDAANKINFRTRKTMMVAQQLYEGLSLGKAGHQGLITYMRTDSTRISPVAQNEAAGFITERFGSKYSKHGTKVKNAAGAQDAHEAIRPSSVHHTPESIAKYLDKDQLKLYTLIWNRFVASQMTAAVFDTVKVNLSQNGVMFTANGSQVKFDGYMAVYNDSDKNKMLPEMEAGDTVKKVLTTPEQHFTQPPARYSEATLIKTLEENGVGRPSTYAPTLETIQKRYYVKLAAKRFEPTELGEIVNSLIVEFFPDIVDVAFTAEMEGRLDEVEIGKEEWQKVIDQFYKPFEKELTKAEDEMEKIQIKDEPAGFDCDVCGSPMVIKLGRYGKFYACSNFPECRNTKAITKEIGVICPICEKGQVIERKTRRNRIFYGCDHYPECEFTSWDIPVGRACPKSGDFLVEKKVRGGGKQVVCSSEDCDYKEAVVK, from the coding sequence ATGGCAACTGCTACGGCAACAAAAGCAAAAACGAAAACTAGCGCAAAAAAAACTAGCAAGAAAAAAGCAAGTCCAAAGAAAAATTTGGTTATTGTGGAGTCACCTGCTAAGGCGAAGACCATTGAAAAGTACCTGGGACGCAATTATAAGGTAGTGGCATCAGTTGGGCATATTCGTGATTTGAAAAAATCGAGCATGTCTATTGATTTCGACAATAACTATGAACCTGAATACATCAATATTCGTGGTAAGGGACCTTTGATTAATTCTCTTAAAAAAGAAGCTAAGAATGCTAAAGAAGTCTTTTTGGCAAGTGACCCGGACCGTGAAGGAGAAGCTATTTCTTGGCATTTAGCGCATATTTTAAACTTAGACCCTAAAGCAAAAAATCGTGTTGTCTTTAATGAGATTACCAAAGATGCTGTTAAGAATGCCTTTGTAGAACCAAGAGAAATCAATATGGATCTGGTCGATTCCCAACAAGCTCGTCGTGTTCTGGATCGTATTGTAGGTTATTCTATCAGTCCTATTTTATGGAAAAAAGTGAAAAAAGGACTATCAGCTGGTCGTGTTCAATCAGTCGCTCTTAAACTGATTATCGACCGTGAAAATGAGATTAAGGCCTTTAAACCAGAAGAATATTGGACTATTGATGGGGCTTTTAAAAAAGGTAACAAGAAATTTCAAGCTGCCTTTTATGGTTTAGATGGTAAAAAGCTTAAATTAGCAAGGCAAGAAGATGTCAAGTCTGTTTTGACGCGTATCAAAGGCGATGATTTTACGGTTGATAAGGTAGAGAAAAAAGAACGTCGTCGTAACGCTCCTCTCCCTTATACAACTTCTTCTATGCAACAAGATGCGGCTAATAAAATCAATTTCCGTACGCGTAAGACCATGATGGTCGCACAGCAACTCTATGAGGGATTGAGTTTAGGTAAAGCAGGTCATCAAGGTCTCATTACCTATATGCGTACGGATTCAACGCGTATTAGTCCTGTGGCACAAAATGAAGCGGCTGGCTTTATCACCGAACGTTTTGGTAGCAAATATTCTAAACATGGTACTAAGGTTAAGAATGCTGCTGGTGCTCAGGATGCCCACGAAGCTATTCGTCCATCATCAGTTCATCATACGCCAGAGTCTATTGCTAAGTACCTTGATAAGGACCAACTCAAACTTTATACTTTGATTTGGAACCGTTTTGTAGCTTCGCAAATGACAGCAGCAGTCTTTGATACTGTGAAAGTCAATTTATCCCAAAATGGTGTTATGTTCACCGCTAATGGTAGTCAGGTTAAGTTTGATGGTTACATGGCTGTCTATAACGATTCTGATAAGAATAAGATGTTGCCTGAAATGGAAGCTGGAGACACCGTTAAGAAGGTCTTGACCACTCCTGAGCAACACTTTACACAACCACCTGCTCGCTATTCAGAAGCAACGCTTATCAAAACTCTTGAGGAAAATGGTGTTGGCCGTCCATCAACTTATGCGCCTACGCTTGAGACTATTCAAAAACGTTATTATGTCAAATTGGCAGCTAAGCGTTTTGAACCTACAGAGTTGGGTGAAATTGTCAATTCCTTAATTGTAGAATTTTTCCCAGATATTGTTGATGTGGCCTTTACAGCTGAGATGGAAGGTCGCCTGGATGAAGTTGAAATCGGTAAGGAAGAATGGCAAAAGGTCATCGACCAGTTCTACAAACCTTTTGAAAAAGAATTGACTAAAGCTGAAGACGAGATGGAAAAAATCCAGATTAAGGATGAACCTGCTGGATTTGACTGCGATGTCTGTGGTTCACCAATGGTTATTAAATTAGGCCGTTACGGTAAATTCTACGCTTGTAGCAATTTCCCAGAATGTCGCAATACCAAAGCCATTACTAAGGAGATCGGCGTAATCTGTCCTATTTGTGAAAAAGGGCAAGTGATCGAGCGTAAAACCAGGCGTAATCGTATCTTTTATGGTTGTGACCATTACCCAGAGTGTGAATTTACCTCATGGGATATTCCGGTTGGTCGTGCTTGTCCAAAATCCGGTGATTTCTTGGTTGAAAAGAAAGTTCGTGGTGGTGGTAAACAAGTAGTATGTAGTAGTGAAGATTGTGATTATAAAGAAGCAGTTGTTAAATAA
- a CDS encoding D-2-hydroxyacid dehydrogenase, translating to MKIKVYGIRDEERPIAEAWAKEHGIEVSLTDKPLTKESVEEAKGFDGVSNSQVFPLDQEVYARLKAFGIKQIAQRSAGYDMYDLALASAHDIIISNVPSYSPESIAEYTVMVAMMLIRQFEGIRQHVSEQNFSWVPSIRGRVLGDMTVAVIGIGRIGKIVAKIFKGFGCRVVGYEIEQDNRIPDIVDYKASTEEAVKDADIVTLHMYPSELNYHQFNADMFAKFKKGAILMNMARGVLVDTEDLLAALDSGQLAAAGIDTYEAEGPYVPKNCHDKVIEDQLFKSLLEHEKVIYTPHTAFYTDEAVKNLVEGGLNATKEVIETGDTLNRVN from the coding sequence ATGAAAATTAAAGTTTACGGTATTCGCGATGAGGAAAGACCGATTGCTGAAGCTTGGGCAAAAGAGCATGGCATTGAGGTGTCATTGACAGACAAACCTTTGACCAAAGAATCTGTTGAAGAAGCCAAGGGCTTTGACGGGGTTAGTAATTCTCAAGTTTTTCCCTTGGATCAAGAAGTTTACGCACGACTTAAAGCGTTTGGAATTAAACAAATTGCTCAGCGTAGTGCTGGTTACGACATGTATGACTTGGCTTTAGCTAGTGCTCATGATATTATCATTTCAAATGTTCCTTCTTATTCTCCAGAATCCATCGCAGAGTATACTGTCATGGTTGCAATGATGCTGATTCGACAGTTTGAAGGTATCAGACAGCATGTTAGTGAGCAAAACTTTTCTTGGGTACCAAGTATTCGAGGGCGTGTTTTAGGAGATATGACAGTTGCTGTTATCGGTATCGGACGAATTGGTAAAATAGTTGCTAAGATTTTTAAAGGATTTGGCTGCCGTGTCGTAGGTTATGAAATTGAACAAGATAACCGTATTCCTGACATCGTTGATTATAAAGCGTCGACGGAGGAAGCTGTTAAAGACGCTGATATTGTAACCCTCCATATGTATCCGTCAGAGCTCAATTATCATCAATTCAATGCTGATATGTTTGCCAAGTTTAAAAAAGGTGCCATCCTTATGAATATGGCGCGTGGCGTTTTGGTAGATACGGAAGATTTACTGGCTGCTTTGGATAGTGGGCAATTAGCCGCAGCAGGCATTGATACCTATGAAGCAGAAGGTCCCTACGTTCCTAAAAATTGTCATGATAAAGTGATTGAAGACCAGCTCTTCAAGAGCCTCTTAGAACACGAAAAAGTCATTTATACTCCTCATACAGCCTTTTATACAGATGAAGCTGTCAAAAATCTGGTTGAAGGTGGCCTAAATGCAACGAAAGAAGTTATTGAAACAGGAGACACTCTAAACCGAGTTAATTAA
- a CDS encoding SatD family protein, with the protein MLYFAIIGDFVDSKSIQNRYQAQKILENALTKINHKYEDIIVSKFSITLGDEFQGLLTIEAPIFHMIDDLCQELFPYEVRFGVGLGDIVTDINPELSIGADGPAYWHAREAIQFVHQKNDYGNTSLAIEVGNPTKTAQLNALISAGDAIKADWRASQQEVLTSLLEMNVYQEHFDQQALGEMLQLNASALSKRLKSSSIKVYLRLRQATLELILENVMEEKE; encoded by the coding sequence ATGCTATATTTTGCTATTATAGGAGATTTTGTGGATTCAAAGTCTATCCAAAATCGTTATCAAGCACAAAAAATACTTGAAAATGCGCTAACAAAAATTAATCATAAGTATGAAGATATCATTGTTTCTAAATTTTCGATTACTTTAGGAGATGAATTTCAAGGTCTGTTAACTATCGAAGCACCGATATTTCACATGATTGATGATCTTTGTCAGGAATTATTCCCTTATGAGGTGCGTTTTGGAGTTGGACTAGGAGATATTGTGACAGATATCAATCCAGAATTGAGTATTGGAGCAGATGGTCCAGCCTATTGGCACGCGCGAGAAGCTATTCAGTTTGTCCATCAAAAGAATGACTATGGAAATACTTCTCTTGCGATTGAGGTTGGAAATCCGACGAAAACAGCCCAGCTCAACGCTCTTATTTCAGCAGGTGATGCTATTAAAGCAGATTGGCGAGCTAGTCAACAAGAGGTTTTGACGAGTTTATTGGAAATGAACGTCTACCAGGAACATTTTGATCAACAAGCGCTGGGGGAAATGTTACAACTAAATGCTAGTGCTCTTTCAAAACGGCTGAAAAGTAGCAGTATCAAGGTTTACTTGCGCTTACGTCAAGCTACTTTGGAACTCATTTTAGAGAATGTTATGGAGGAAAAAGAATGA
- a CDS encoding DUF3307 domain-containing protein: MMGLSHSLSESPILTLLLICHFFADFHLQSQEVADKKGQDRRFLLRHLVGVALPLLLTAFLQYRIWWILVLIFLSHALLDFFKEKIAELLHLNRQKSFLLDQTLHLVIIILLSQFTTDMPFPAWIDPNWLNRILFLVLITKPTNIAFRIFFQKYQPEEDNKMDTIPGAGAAIGFLERIIIGICILFGQFTSIGLVFTAKSIARYNKISENPAFAEYYLIGSLFSILSVLIAAWICLL, from the coding sequence ATGATGGGATTGTCTCATAGTTTAAGCGAAAGTCCGATTCTTACCTTACTATTGATTTGTCATTTTTTTGCGGATTTTCACTTGCAGAGTCAAGAGGTGGCAGACAAAAAAGGGCAGGACCGACGTTTTCTGCTGCGACATCTTGTAGGAGTAGCCCTGCCTCTACTTCTAACAGCTTTCCTTCAATATCGGATTTGGTGGATACTTGTTCTTATTTTTCTAAGCCACGCGCTGCTAGACTTCTTTAAAGAGAAAATAGCAGAGCTGCTTCATTTGAATCGTCAGAAAAGTTTTTTGCTGGATCAAACCCTTCATCTTGTCATCATCATTCTGCTCAGCCAATTTACTACTGATATGCCATTTCCTGCTTGGATTGATCCAAACTGGCTAAATAGGATCCTCTTTTTAGTCTTGATTACCAAGCCAACTAACATTGCCTTTCGGATATTTTTCCAAAAATATCAGCCAGAAGAGGATAACAAGATGGATACCATTCCAGGAGCAGGAGCAGCCATAGGTTTTCTAGAGAGAATAATCATTGGTATCTGTATTCTCTTTGGTCAATTTACCTCTATTGGACTTGTCTTTACGGCAAAATCCATTGCACGTTACAATAAAATTTCTGAAAACCCAGCCTTTGCTGAATATTATCTGATTGGTTCACTGTTTAGTATTTTGAGTGTCTTAATTGCAGCATGGATTTGTCTTTTGTAA
- the trmFO gene encoding methylenetetrahydrofolate--tRNA-(uracil(54)-C(5))-methyltransferase (FADH(2)-oxidizing) TrmFO, with product MSQSKANYINVIGAGLAGSEAAYQIAKRGVPVKLYEMRGVKPTPQHKTDGFAELVCSNSFRGDSLTNAVGLLKEEMRRLDSIIMRKGEASRVPAGGAMAVDREGFSQSVTAELEAHPLIEVIRGEITEIPDDAITVIATGPLTSDALAEKIHELNGGDGFYFYDAAAPIVDKSTIDMSKVYLKSRYDKGEAAYLNCPMTKEEFLAFHEALTTAEEAPLNSFEKEKYFEACMPIEVMAKRGVKTMLYGPMKPVGLEYPDDYEGPRDGDFKTPYAVVQLRQDNAAGSLYNIVGFQTHLKWGEQKRVFQMIPGLENATFVRYGVMHRNSYMDSPNLLNQTFQSRSNPDLFFAGQMTGVEGYVESAAAGLVAGINAVKRFKEEAEVIFPRTTAIGSLPYYITHTESKHFQPMNVNFGIIKELEGPRIRDKKARYEAIAERALKDIEPYLSV from the coding sequence TTGTCTCAATCTAAAGCAAATTATATCAACGTCATTGGAGCTGGTTTAGCTGGTTCTGAAGCGGCTTATCAAATCGCCAAACGTGGTGTTCCAGTTAAGCTTTACGAAATGCGTGGTGTTAAACCAACACCTCAACATAAAACAGATGGCTTTGCAGAATTAGTCTGCTCAAATTCCTTCCGAGGTGATTCATTGACCAATGCCGTAGGTCTCTTAAAAGAAGAAATGCGTCGTTTGGACTCGATCATCATGCGTAAGGGAGAAGCTAGCCGTGTTCCTGCTGGTGGTGCCATGGCTGTTGACCGTGAGGGCTTTTCACAGTCTGTTACGGCAGAGTTGGAAGCTCATCCGCTTATTGAAGTGATTCGTGGGGAGATTACGGAGATTCCTGATGATGCTATCACCGTGATTGCAACAGGGCCATTGACGTCAGATGCCCTTGCTGAAAAAATTCATGAACTCAATGGTGGTGACGGCTTTTATTTCTATGATGCTGCCGCACCAATTGTTGACAAATCCACCATTGACATGAGTAAGGTTTACCTCAAATCCCGCTATGATAAGGGAGAAGCAGCCTATCTGAACTGTCCAATGACCAAAGAAGAATTCCTAGCTTTCCATGAAGCCTTAACAACAGCAGAAGAAGCACCGCTGAATTCTTTTGAAAAAGAAAAATATTTTGAGGCTTGCATGCCGATCGAAGTGATGGCAAAACGCGGTGTTAAAACAATGCTTTATGGACCGATGAAACCAGTTGGTTTGGAATATCCTGATGACTATGAGGGACCTCGTGATGGTGACTTCAAGACACCTTACGCAGTTGTTCAGTTGCGCCAAGATAATGCTGCCGGTAGTCTTTACAATATCGTTGGTTTCCAAACTCATCTCAAATGGGGCGAGCAAAAACGTGTTTTCCAAATGATTCCAGGTTTAGAGAATGCCACTTTCGTTCGTTATGGAGTCATGCACCGCAATTCCTACATGGATTCGCCAAATCTGCTTAACCAAACTTTCCAATCACGTAGCAATCCTGATCTCTTCTTCGCTGGGCAAATGACCGGAGTTGAGGGGTATGTGGAATCAGCCGCAGCTGGCTTGGTTGCTGGGATCAATGCAGTAAAACGCTTCAAAGAAGAAGCAGAAGTGATTTTCCCACGCACTACAGCAATCGGAAGCTTGCCGTATTACATCACGCATACAGAGAGTAAGCATTTCCAACCTATGAATGTTAATTTTGGCATCATCAAAGAATTAGAGGGACCACGTATTCGCGATAAAAAAGCACGCTATGAAGCCATCGCTGAACGTGCTCTAAAAGATATAGAGCCATACTTATCTGTTTAA
- a CDS encoding MetQ/NlpA family ABC transporter substrate-binding protein has protein sequence MKLKKWLSIGTIAVASVVLLTACGSKVDDDNVVVKVGTMAKSDSEEARWNKVEELLKDKNVTIKYTEFTDYSQPNKALENGEIDVNAFQHYNFLNEWNKKHKTELVGIAETYITAFRLYSGTEGGKNKYTGAKDIPNKGTIVIPNDTVNESRALYLLQSAGLIELGVSGDIFATLDDITKNDKNLDIVEVDAAQTARQLQSADAAVINNDFVVEAGIDPSKAIFIEPKSDNAKQWYNLIAAKKDWKKAKNADAIQAVVDAYQTDDVKKVIKDSSKGLDEPVW, from the coding sequence ATGAAATTGAAAAAATGGTTAAGCATTGGAACGATTGCAGTTGCCTCAGTGGTTCTTTTGACAGCTTGTGGTTCAAAGGTTGACGATGATAATGTCGTTGTTAAAGTTGGTACAATGGCCAAGAGTGATTCTGAAGAAGCTCGTTGGAACAAGGTTGAAGAGTTACTTAAAGATAAAAATGTGACGATCAAGTATACTGAATTTACCGATTACTCACAACCTAATAAAGCACTTGAAAATGGTGAGATTGATGTTAACGCCTTTCAGCACTATAATTTCTTGAATGAGTGGAACAAGAAGCATAAAACAGAACTTGTAGGTATTGCTGAAACTTATATCACAGCTTTCCGTCTTTATTCAGGAACTGAAGGTGGCAAAAATAAATACACTGGTGCTAAAGATATTCCCAATAAAGGGACTATTGTTATCCCTAATGATACGGTTAATGAAAGTCGAGCTCTTTATCTCTTACAATCCGCTGGTCTAATAGAATTAGGTGTTTCAGGTGATATCTTTGCGACACTTGATGATATCACTAAAAATGACAAGAATTTAGACATCGTAGAAGTGGACGCAGCACAGACTGCTCGTCAATTACAATCAGCTGATGCTGCTGTTATCAATAATGACTTCGTTGTTGAAGCAGGTATTGACCCAAGCAAAGCTATTTTCATCGAACCTAAAAGTGATAATGCGAAACAGTGGTATAACTTGATTGCTGCTAAGAAAGATTGGAAAAAAGCTAAAAATGCAGATGCTATTCAAGCAGTTGTAGATGCTTATCAGACTGACGACGTTAAAAAAGTCATCAAAGACAGTTCAAAAGGCCTTGACGAGCCAGTTTGGTAA
- a CDS encoding PASTA domain-containing protein, producing the protein MPKTKLKLSRKLGTLGRLFSIIPDTTAIIGKTIENSRPIIEKHMDQRHERQMTLVKIDNVVNLPLEEARQHLKNQGFTVSSIPAKPAKPAKKYATARENEVVQMSPKSGKHLKGSLVKLYYVDLDIIAASQELIDDETRRTVERNQTISDTFENVKNVIPFSKKKY; encoded by the coding sequence ATGCCAAAAACAAAACTAAAATTATCACGAAAACTAGGAACACTTGGGCGTTTGTTTTCAATTATTCCTGACACAACGGCTATCATAGGCAAAACAATTGAAAACAGTCGTCCTATCATTGAAAAACATATGGATCAGCGCCATGAACGTCAGATGACATTGGTTAAAATTGACAACGTGGTTAATCTTCCACTTGAAGAAGCACGTCAACATTTGAAAAATCAAGGATTTACTGTTTCAAGTATTCCAGCCAAACCAGCCAAACCAGCCAAAAAGTATGCCACAGCTCGTGAAAACGAAGTGGTACAAATGTCACCTAAATCAGGCAAGCACCTAAAAGGCTCCTTAGTAAAACTCTATTATGTTGATTTAGATATTATCGCTGCTAGTCAAGAATTAATCGACGACGAAACGCGACGGACTGTCGAGCGTAACCAAACGATTTCTGATACCTTTGAAAATGTTAAAAATGTCATTCCGTTTTCTAAAAAAAAGTATTGA
- a CDS encoding ABC transporter ATP-binding protein, protein MLLEINHLKKVFRTRFSKNETQALRDIDFKVNEGEFIAIMGESGSGKTTLLNILATLEKPSSGSVLLKGQDITKIKENQLADFRLKHLGFVFQEFNLLDTLTIRDNIFLPLVLDRKPYTKMEKALLPLAEQLHIKDLLDKRPIEISGGQKQRVAVARSLINQPDILLADEPTAALDFRNSEDLLSLFEEINAFGQTILMVTHSAMAASHAKRVLFIKDGRIFHQLYRGNKSPQTFSKDISLAMNALLGGGDDHVLS, encoded by the coding sequence ATGTTATTAGAAATTAACCACTTAAAAAAAGTTTTTCGCACACGGTTTTCCAAAAATGAAACACAGGCTTTACGGGATATTGATTTTAAAGTTAATGAGGGCGAGTTTATCGCTATCATGGGAGAATCTGGTTCCGGAAAAACAACCTTATTAAATATCTTAGCCACCTTAGAAAAACCAAGTTCTGGTTCTGTTTTATTAAAGGGACAAGATATTACTAAAATCAAAGAAAATCAGTTGGCTGATTTCAGGCTCAAACACCTCGGTTTTGTTTTTCAAGAGTTTAATCTTTTAGATACTTTGACTATCAGAGATAATATCTTTTTGCCTTTGGTCTTAGACCGAAAACCGTACACTAAAATGGAAAAAGCTTTGCTTCCCTTAGCAGAACAGTTGCATATTAAAGACTTACTAGATAAACGTCCAATTGAAATTTCTGGTGGTCAAAAACAAAGAGTAGCGGTAGCTAGAAGTTTAATTAATCAACCAGATATCCTCTTAGCAGATGAACCGACAGCAGCGCTAGATTTCCGAAATTCAGAAGATTTATTATCCCTCTTTGAAGAAATCAATGCTTTTGGACAAACCATCCTTATGGTGACCCACTCTGCAATGGCTGCCAGTCATGCCAAGCGTGTGCTATTTATCAAAGATGGTAGGATTTTCCATCAACTCTATCGAGGCAACAAAAGTCCTCAAACCTTTAGTAAAGATATCTCTTTGGCTATGAATGCTCTTCTAGGAGGAGGTGATGACCATGTTTTATCTTAA
- a CDS encoding ABC transporter permease, translating to MFYLKMAWQNLLKTKNIYGPFLLTSLVLYITLCSTLLIFFSPISDDMSYGKFLLGFGSGVLTLLSAILVVYSYRFVLKQRSKEFGLYNVLGMSKKKVSLISSIEILIIFLGLLIIGNILSAIFSNALYLIFVNLIHYDQLILTFTPQSFILTGITFFSIFILLLVINLFAIRQSSPLDLFKAASKAEQEPKGNIALAMLSLVLLGIGYGLSLTSTKIAALALIYRFLIAVVLVIIGTYLFYISFTTWYLKRRRQNKAYYYQTEHFITVSQMIFRMKQNAVGLANITILAVMCFVTIATTSSLFGNTENMVSQLFPKNTELEIHQVEGKTSFEAFAQETIIPELKTDNKDVIAYQSAMISIPLTRDKEITVNEKTIHKPKVSKMGFVYLIEQDDFRKLGNDLPHLKANQTAFFKQKGDSKLKKLTIFGKEYANVKNFKSVIMPDVVNTYNSGVLVVSDRNQMTTIKKHFENVEGFGYNESYKLFADLKAKDYQALKEKKGVWINTKGDTAIVELTRESSFKDGVYSLFGGFLFTGLLLGTAFLLAAALIIYYKRYSEGVEDQKSYHILQEVGMSKAQVKKIIGSQTLMVFFMPLAMAISHFLVALIMLKQMLSLFGVVNDLLIYQISGGVILAITITYYLIYRLTGRSYYHLIER from the coding sequence ATGTTTTATCTTAAAATGGCTTGGCAGAATTTACTTAAGACCAAGAATATCTATGGACCATTTCTGTTAACGAGTCTGGTACTTTATATCACTTTGTGTTCTACCCTTTTGATCTTCTTTAGTCCTATTTCTGACGATATGTCTTATGGAAAATTTCTTTTAGGATTTGGGAGTGGAGTCTTAACCTTGCTATCAGCTATTTTAGTAGTCTATAGCTACCGTTTTGTTTTAAAACAACGTAGCAAGGAGTTTGGGCTTTACAATGTTTTGGGAATGAGTAAGAAAAAAGTTTCTTTAATATCGAGTATTGAAATACTAATTATATTTCTAGGCCTGCTTATTATAGGAAATATCCTCTCAGCTATCTTTTCTAACGCGCTTTATCTCATATTTGTTAACCTTATCCATTATGATCAATTGATCTTAACATTTACTCCTCAATCATTTATTCTAACTGGAATAACGTTCTTTAGTATTTTTATACTATTATTGGTTATCAATTTATTTGCGATTAGACAGTCATCGCCATTAGATTTATTCAAGGCAGCATCTAAAGCAGAACAAGAACCTAAAGGAAATATTGCTTTGGCTATGCTTTCTCTAGTCCTGCTGGGAATTGGCTATGGTTTGTCACTGACGTCAACAAAGATTGCTGCTTTAGCTTTGATTTATCGCTTTTTGATTGCGGTTGTCTTGGTTATTATTGGAACCTATTTATTTTATATCTCATTTACAACTTGGTACTTGAAACGCAGACGTCAAAATAAGGCTTATTACTATCAAACAGAGCATTTTATAACGGTTTCTCAAATGATTTTTCGCATGAAACAAAATGCGGTTGGATTAGCCAATATCACCATATTAGCGGTTATGTGCTTTGTTACCATTGCTACAACGTCATCGCTTTTCGGGAATACTGAGAATATGGTCTCTCAGCTCTTTCCCAAAAATACTGAGCTAGAGATTCATCAAGTTGAAGGAAAAACTAGCTTTGAAGCATTTGCCCAAGAGACGATTATCCCAGAACTAAAAACAGATAATAAAGATGTTATTGCTTATCAATCAGCTATGATTTCTATTCCTTTAACTCGTGATAAAGAAATCACTGTCAATGAGAAAACGATCCATAAACCTAAGGTAAGTAAAATGGGGTTTGTTTACTTGATTGAACAAGATGATTTTAGAAAGCTTGGTAATGATTTACCTCACTTAAAAGCTAATCAAACAGCCTTTTTCAAGCAAAAAGGTGATAGTAAACTTAAGAAACTGACGATTTTTGGGAAAGAATATGCTAATGTCAAAAACTTTAAGTCCGTTATCATGCCTGATGTTGTTAATACCTATAATTCTGGAGTTTTAGTTGTTAGTGATAGGAATCAAATGACTACCATCAAAAAGCACTTTGAAAATGTCGAAGGATTTGGTTATAACGAATCTTATAAGTTGTTTGCGGATTTGAAGGCAAAAGACTATCAAGCTTTAAAAGAGAAAAAAGGTGTTTGGATCAATACGAAGGGAGATACGGCCATAGTAGAATTGACACGAGAGTCATCATTTAAAGATGGAGTCTATAGTTTATTTGGTGGTTTCCTATTTACAGGACTTTTGTTAGGAACAGCTTTTCTCTTAGCTGCAGCTTTGATTATCTATTATAAACGTTATTCAGAAGGGGTTGAAGATCAAAAATCCTATCATATTTTACAAGAAGTTGGCATGTCCAAAGCTCAAGTTAAGAAAATCATTGGTTCACAAACCCTCATGGTTTTCTTCATGCCACTGGCTATGGCAATCAGCCATTTCTTAGTAGCGTTGATTATGCTCAAACAAATGCTCTCACTTTTTGGAGTAGTCAATGATCTGTTGATTTACCAAATTTCTGGAGGCGTCATTCTCGCCATTACCATTACCTACTATCTCATTTACCGATTAACAGGACGGTCTTATTATCACTTAATTGAAAGGTAG
- a CDS encoding response regulator transcription factor, with translation MSKQDKLYIIEDDATIVTLLKQHFSGHYQVFSVTNFRDIKQEVETIQPDVILMDITLPFFNGFYWTSEIRKTMTVPIIFISSSNDDMDAVMALNMGGDDFISKPFSLSILEAKISAFLRRSKQFSKDELSFAGYELLADGSLISEQHGSVDLSPTEAKILRILMTHDQQVIAKEDFLEKLWQDDSFIDHNTLSVNITRLRKKLKSIGFDYIHTAREVGYFLK, from the coding sequence ATGAGCAAGCAAGATAAACTATATATTATTGAGGATGATGCGACTATTGTCACTCTTTTAAAACAGCATTTTTCCGGTCATTATCAGGTCTTTTCAGTAACAAATTTCCGAGATATTAAGCAGGAAGTTGAAACTATCCAGCCTGATGTGATTCTCATGGACATAACTTTACCCTTTTTTAATGGTTTTTATTGGACTAGCGAGATTCGTAAGACGATGACAGTGCCAATTATCTTTATTTCTTCTAGTAACGATGATATGGATGCTGTCATGGCACTTAATATGGGTGGTGATGATTTTATCTCAAAACCATTCTCACTCAGCATATTAGAGGCAAAAATTTCAGCCTTTTTGCGAAGAAGTAAGCAATTTAGTAAAGATGAGCTTTCTTTTGCTGGATATGAATTACTAGCAGATGGCAGCCTTATCTCTGAGCAACATGGAAGTGTTGATCTATCCCCAACAGAGGCAAAAATTTTACGAATACTAATGACACATGATCAGCAAGTTATTGCTAAAGAAGACTTTTTAGAAAAACTCTGGCAAGATGATAGCTTTATTGACCATAATACCTTGAGTGTTAATATAACACGGCTTCGTAAGAAGTTAAAGAGTATTGGCTTTGATTACATACACACGGCTAGAGAAGTAGGGTATTTTCTCAAATGA